GAACAATTATAAAGTTTAGGtcctaacttgaaaaaaaataatttaagtctcaatatcaaaataattgctaaatttaagttcaaatatTGATGTAACCATTCTATATTTTGGTTGTTGATTACTGAGTTAATTTACTTACTTATATGATGTATTCTAGTTTTTGCAGAATAAAATGCATTattataaaaagtttataatgaaaattaaattattacaatacataaatgaattaatgatttaaaaatattagagtTTAGATGAGAATAAATTTAGAGGTAATTTATACAGGttgagaatttaaaataaaataagaatctatattatatttataaaaaaaatgagagtcgaatataaaatttcaagcgACTCTTGCAGGAATTGAACCTCTAGGCTTCTTCTGCAACTGTTTGTTTGGTTAATGGTAATCTTTAACTTATtataaatggataaaatttacATCCTAATTTCAAACAAATAACATGTTGacttttaaatgaaaaattaggaATAGCATGGATTCCCAATAGATTGGTGAAccaagattattattattttttcaatgaTTCAGGCCTGGTCCAATACAATTTAAGTAAGCTTACACTAGATCAGTGGCTCGCTTTCAAGCCCATTAGTTTTTTATGCAATCACAAATCTGACtcttactatttatattttttcaaaaatatttgaattgttattttttaactGAATATTGACtatctttttttgaatttttataaaattattttttatatttttctaattttgagttatgttatatatttttgaatatttttataattatttaattatttttgaaattgcatataaaacaaaataattcacATAAACTGGTACACAGGTTTTCACATCagtatcatcaaaattttaatattttaatccatACTTTAGTTAAAAACAATTtgactatttttaaaagattaataattaatttaaacttaaaattaataatattaaaataaacaaaaaaaattataaatattaaaaactaaaattatcattacaacttatgtaaaaaaaaccaacgcaaatcatatatattaccGGCAACTGAGTAGAGACATCATCTCTGTTTCTTTATTTGTAGAGTTAAACGAATACAAGGTGTTCAATCGAGTGGTTGTTGATCAATCAAGTCAAAAAGTTCATCTCCAATCCCAAACCCAAGCATCCTAGCCATGTCACTCGTCTTCAGTCGAGGTTTTGGAATGCCTTGCTGTTTCAACCATGAGTATACTACGAACACCTTCTTCATTATGAACAATTCCAGTGCCTCTGGATTAAATACAACCCCCATTCTCATACTCATCTGCCATTAAAAAGACATCCCAACATTATTAGGCTATGAAAAGCTCTCATTTCTCAAATCTATTACTGGATGGTAGTACCTGATGGGGGACTAACATGGCTGCATAACGGGCTAATTCCCCAGCTCGCCAGTCTAACAACACAGGGAGCCATGGATACACAGCATCAAGCCTTACAAACCATAGCCTTATATCAGGAAATTCTGACAATTCTCTTGGATCATGTGGATCATCTCTGGTATAGTTTATTGTAAATCCAATTGTTTTTTCAAGATACTCTTTTGGTTCAGCTGTAAACATTAGTTCCATCAGTAATTAAACAACCTGatccaaataaaagaaaaaagaattggAGTAAAAATACGATGGTATTCCTGGTATTAGGAATTAGattgatttttttactaaagaaaaaggacaaaTTAATCTCTGTATGttaaatcaaaaagtaaattaatctttctctcaaaaatttcatcaatttccgCTAGTAAAAACCGGTTCCTATGACACACTATGTTGTCCGGTTATTCCCTCAGTTACACcagttttttaataataaaaatagaagaaatttttaactaaaaagacgatttactttttttatctaCCAAATAGGagttaatttactcatttttttaattataggTAAAATATAATCGAACTCCAAGTACAATATCTTTTATATGATCCGTTTGTACCTGATAAAGGGGAAGTAATTCCGGTGGCACTTTGAAACGGGGACAAATCAAGCCGCCGTATAACATCATTATCAATAATCACTTCAAGTCGACCTTCACTAGGAGGCATTGGAGGCTCAGCTTGAGAGGAATCTGTAATGCAACAGTTTCATATATCAGATTAGACCCTGTTTTGCAGCTATCGTTTTACTCAAAGATTACGCTAAAACTGagcaaaaaatcaaaacccaccACTGAAATTATATAATCTTAACATAAGACAAGAATTTGGCAATGAAATTCAGTTACTTACCATCCTCATCACCATACAAGGAGAGGTCAAAATTTCCAGAAGGATTGAAGGAAACTGAGGGTGCAAATTGTCCTCTTTGTCGAGTGAAGTGGGAAATAGGCAAATTAGGCATTAAAGCTGAGATGGGTTTGAATGAAATCCATGGGGATGAAGAGGGATTGTTGATGTTGTGTTTGAGGGAAGGAGAAAGGGGAAGTAAAGGATTAAGGGCAGTAGCCATGGACTGTGTTATCTTTATGGTCAAAATGCAGTTATTATAGTTTTGATTGTGTTATTTTGGTTTCAGatatttttatctaagttaTTACTTATGCTAGCGGCCATATGTTTTTTTTGAAGCTCCATATCATATCCGTTGTGTGAGGTTTTTTGTAGGGTGCAGCTCAACCCTATCTATTATTTACATGTTCCCCTTCCCTGCTTAAAATATATTGGAAGggtatatcaatatatattttttttaatattaacaaTCCACtcctcttatttttctttttcaaaatatctTCCCACCTGGCAACATAAAAGCTAGCAAATTAGCATCACAATATCAACAGAATTttgtagaattaaaaaaaatctctatAAATAAGGAAAGTAAGTTTAATTATAAGGATGATATTgtacttaattttgattggtatattaataaatataacctcaaattttaccaatttgctgaatttatatattattttaaattttatcaaatttttatttttctactattttttagaatcaagattcattaaatataagtattgaataaaattaatttattcaatatgaaaaaaattgggAGTGAGAGTGGAGACGTTTTACCTTTTATTTGGTGTGGGATGAAAATTAAGAGTTGATGTGGACAAATACTAATCATAAATTAGAGTTGGTATATCAGCAATGGAGATTTTCCTCTTATATTTTAGTAGAGGAGAGTATCTCCTCTCCCATGGTTGCTGACGTTTCTGCCACTAATTTCACAGGAATATTAAACACTAACCGACGAGCATATTACATAGCATTACCCAAAGCTCCAACTTTTGCATAAACCACATTTCTAGAGAATCAGTGAGTCAACCTTTCCACTTTCCCTTCTCTTTAATGGCGATTGCTCCACCCTACCTTCGCCCTCTTCACAAATCTCTGTTCCCGAAGTACCCTTCTCTTTCTCATGATTCTCCGTTTCGCCCTTCCCTCTATTTTTCTTCTCGACCCTTCCGCCTCACTGTTCGGGCGAGCTCCGCTGTCGCTTTGGAACAGGTAAACTCCTCCATTTCAAAGTAATTGAAAGGTTCAGACTTcagattaattataaattaagttttttttatttactcttTCATGTGTTGCAAATGCGATGCTTCTTTTAAGGTGATACTGAATTTATAGAATTCAGATGCTGTATCATATTACCGCTTAACATGCATAACATAATTGTTCCATAGAAAATTCAGATGAACaaaaactattttcttttttcaggaTTTAAGAACTCAGGCTACTCAGCAGAATCAAACAGTGGAAACTGAGTTGTTTTCTTGCCCTGTGTGCTATGAACCACTGATCAGAAAAGGCCCTCCTGGTTTAAACTTGTAagttactatatatatatagtaattataCAAAGGTATTAATCTTTTGATCATGTTAGTGTATGACATctaattgattttcaaaacttgtAGGGATGCTATCTACCGGTCTGGATTCAAGTGTAAGAAATGCAACAAGTCATACTCAAGTAAAGATGTATTTCTGGACCTGACTGTCACTACTGGATTGAGAAACTACACTGAAGTCAAACCTGTTAGGACAGAGCTATTCCGGTATGTATAGTTAACATACAGATACGGATTTACATTTGGTACCTTTAGACAGGGCTGGTTGAGTGTTCTATGTTAGGATTTAAGTTAACAGGTAATGGAAATTCCTGAATTACTATCTCTTTTGGAATCTGATTTAGCTAGAAAGATTATCGGCATTTCGTGACTGCACCAATGAACTAGTGttcaaattacaaatatatctGTGTAAAGGTATTGTTTTACTAGATCATGCTTTCATCTTTTCTAGGAGTCCTCTTGTATCGTTTCTCTATGAAAGAGGCTGGCgtcaaaattttaatctcaGTGGCTTCCCTGGAGCTGATGAAGAGGTAAATCTTTTACAGGTTTCATAGACCCCTTGCAGAATATTAATCTGTCTGTATGCAAATATCGTTTTTTGGACCCCAATATGATTCTTCCTTCCAAGTGAGCTGATTTAATATATGCTGCAATATCACCAAAATCCTTAATATTGTATGGCTTATTTGTTTAGTTTGTTACATTGCTATTCATGTCTAActttatgttttcaaaatagTGCAGTTCAGAATGGCTCAGGAGTACTTTAAACCCGCAGAAGGTGGCACTTTAGTGGATGTTAGCTGTGGAAGTGGTTTGTTTTCCCGAAAATTTGCTAAATCAGGGACATATTCTGGTGTTATTGCACTCGATTTTTCTGAAAACATGCTCCGGCAATGTAATGATTTCATTAAGCAAGATGCATCTCTTTTAGCTAGGTAATCATCTCTAcctctttaattttaaaagttgaagcAGTCATTGCAAATACCAGTAGAGGTTTATATTTCTTCTCGTGCCAAGAGCTGATCAATACTTCATCGGAATTTGCAGCAATATTGCTCTTGTCAGGGCTGATGTTTCCAGGCTACCATTCTCGTCCGGTTCTATTGATGCTGTACACGCTGGTGCTGCCTTGCATTGCTGGCCATCTCCTTCCAATGCTGTAAGTATGATTAAATTCATGTCTCGTAGACTGAGCTACAAAATTCCTCTCAGCCTGAGTTTTAAGATGATAAAGTATCTCGATAATGCAGTTTTTGACATAGCATGCTACTACGGGTCAACATCTCTCTGAGCTAAAAAAACTTCTTATAAGGTCACTTGCTTTTATTATCTTCAGATTGCTGAAATTAGTCGTATATTGAGAAGTGGTGGAGTCTTTGTTGGAAGCACTTTTCTTCGTTATACTTCTTCTACTCCCTGGATAATACGACCTTTCAGAGAGGTACAGTGTTTCCGGTTGTGTTTTGAATTTTGGTGCTGTGTATTAGTCTGTGACTCTGTTCTCCTTTTGTGCGGCAAACATGCTGATATCTAGAACAATTTAGCACTGGCTAACATTCTTATTTGTTGCAGAGGGTTATGCAAAGTTATAACTACCTCACAGAGGAGGAGATAGAAGAGGTATGCACAAATTCGGGTCTTACCAACTTTTCGAAGAAGGTTCAGCGATCTTTCATAATGTTTTCTGCTCAGAAACCTTGAAGCTGGGTTTGGATCTTTGAATATATATAGTGCTTTGATATGTTTTACAATATTATTTGGTTATACAGGAATCACTAAAAAGAAAACCTTGAAACAGATTATAATGTGGTAAAGATGGAATGTATAGTGCATGCTCAATTTCTTATTAATGCAAGTGTTGCCTGATCGACCGATGATTGTGTAAATGCTTTGAAATACTTAGTTAGTGCTCAATAATATTGAGTATATGATGACATTGTGGTGATCTAAATTAGATATCTGACTGCAGTTTCCCTTTTATTTGTTGCAAATGATTCGCCGAGATGGTTAAACATGATTAACTCCTTGTTTTTGCTGTTACCTGCGATGTAAGCGTATCTTAATCGCGCTCGGGTGAGTTTTGAATACGAATATGCGTTTAATAGGtatactcaattttaaaatgtaatggatacgaatatttttaaaaaaaaaatatgaatctGGATAATAAATTATGAGTTATACCTAGGTTGCAATGATAATAATCTTATATTGCtcataaatatataacaatGTGTAATATGTTCATAAATAGAACGTGAAATATCAATTTCGTTTATAGtgtacatttaaaaataactgTTCATAACTTTACCAACTTAGGCACCctcaaaaatatagaattaaaagaataacttcaatatatgttattttcacTTTGATCATGATTAGtgtcaaattaataattaaaatgttattactTTGGTTGATTTGTGGATGTCCAAAAGATTTAGCAGACATTGGTCACGagttaacttttaaatttttagcaGACGTTGagtaacaaataatttattattcatacattctaaATCCTAAGCTAGAATTTGATACGAAACTAGGCATTCTATAGAATCTTTCATGTATATAGGGATTAAAGAGTAAGATTAGGGCTTTGAATTtggtagaatttttttttcaagttagactCTCAATTTGTCAATTATTTGTACATCGGGTCCGAACTTTAGAGTTTTCAAAGAAtaacttggacaaaaataattttaagtccCAATGTGGGAACAATTCCTAAGTTCAAAACTTAACttagaaaaaattcaaacctcAATGTGGAAATAATTATCAAGTTTAGGGCTTAACTCGGATAAAAAAGAGTTTAAGCATGAATGTCAAATTAGGCATTTCATAGAATCTTTCTTTTATATAGGGATTAAAGAGCATTTGACAAATTTTCTCATCTCGAGACAagctttttttcaaattagcccttgaattttgataattattctCTCATTAAAGCTCAAACCTTAGGGTTTTTAAAgattaacttgaacaaaaaaattttaagcctCAATATTGAAACAATTATCAATTTAAGAATCTAActtaagtaaagaaaataataaccCAGTGTAAAAATCAGGGTGATTTAAAGTAAGAGTAAAACGTAAAGAAAAAGTTGAAGTAGACGGCTCACATTCACTTCCACAGTCGCATTCCACCTTTTGAAggctttaaaagaaaaaaacttgagATTCCCGTACTTGTTGATCTGGCGTCATACCAACCTTAAAACAAATTACCAGTTgcagtgaaaaaaaaaaccccaaaaggAACAGTGCACGTGAGCCTAGGCTTCGGTAACAACGCAAAGCATACACAAACCATATAAAAACTGGATTATTAATACGAATCTTTTctaaagtaaattaattaacaaaaatttctaaataaatccCAATTTATATTATCTGACACAGAACAAAGTTGTTGTGATTGAGTCAGTCAGTCACACATGTAAGAAATATAAAGGGACAGCCGGTGAGAGAGACCCCCTCGTGCATCATCATCTTATTTTTAACTGCTTTGCCCTTTGACTACCCAATGGTGGAACCATTTTTTGTCAGTTTAAGACGCATTGGATCCCCTGCACGTGGGGAAGCATGCTGCCCTTTTCCCCTAATTTTGTTCTTTACTACAATTtatctaggggtgagcattcgatcgaatcgaatcgaatcgaatcgaaaattttcgagttaatcgagttttcgaatctcattttatcatcctaactttatttgaagttttctcgaatcgagtcgagtgagatggaattcgaatcgaatcgaatcgaatatatttgttcgagttaaattttaaaaaataattttgggtccttgtaaccattatcacccatcgtaataaaatttgtccaccttaatcaaattttttattaactttcatcacctcataatttatttattaattttttatatcttggttagcttatttgtttgcttagttgtttcaattatcttggattcttgtcactatgtattttggaattaaaatatattaaatataaaaatatgatttttaaaattttattttaaaataaaatttgaaattgatatcaatataaaattttaacacgaatattttatggcataattaagaattcaattttaatataaatattcaatatgactaaacaattcaataatataaataatataaaatgtgaaatttaatttaataatataaatagtagatataaataaaattattactatttatgtttagtgatttttggataattttgatttttatttgagagtaaagggtgagaagtaaaagtttaggggaaaataaaagttttggggaataaaagtttgaggaaagtaaataggggagtaaaattttggaggaaaatataaaaaaaattggagggggagggtttggggtagatgggaggtgggatgggaagagaataaaagttttagggaaaagtgggaggagtaaaattttggggaaaataaaaggttttgagggttttgagagtaaaattttgaaaaaaaatgaatggaagagtaaaattttggtgggaaatggattttgggtagattgggggttgggaggaggagtaaaagttttgggggaaaagtgggaaggagtaaaagttttgagggaaaagtaaaaaagtttgggagtttagggtaaaactgtaaaatattatagtttgatattcgaattattcgaattattcgagttattcgaattcgaaaactcaactcgattcgaactcgaaattcgaaaaaaaaattcgagttgattcgaataactcgattcgtttaactcgaaattcgaattttttttcgattttttcgagtcgaatcgaattttgctcacccctaaattTATCCCATTGTCCAATGGGTTCAAGTTTGAAGTAATTTTAATTCTTCATTATATCAAAAGCTTTATTTggtaataatgataaaatttttggaTTCGATTATTAAGGAGTGCACGTGAATTCTTTTCcccaatttttcaaatttgaatccATGGACGCTAGTTTCAtacaaattttgaaacttttacttccatagtttacaatttttacacaacaaaatatttattatttcttccaTCATTCTCTTTGTTCCTTttgtgaaattataaatatttatataaagctGTCGGATCTAATAACACCCAACTTTCTTTTCCCTAAAGCTTACTGTAAAAAGGATCGTTAATAACTTCTTAGGTTTCCCTTTTCTCAAGGAAAATTCTACTGTCATgaacaaatcaaataatttctttttac
This sequence is a window from Gossypium raimondii isolate GPD5lz chromosome 5, ASM2569854v1, whole genome shotgun sequence. Protein-coding genes within it:
- the LOC105769514 gene encoding protein CHLORORESPIRATORY REDUCTION 6, chloroplastic, producing MATALNPLLPLSPSLKHNINNPSSSPWISFKPISALMPNLPISHFTRQRGQFAPSVSFNPSGNFDLSLYGDEDDSSQAEPPMPPSEGRLEVIIDNDVIRRLDLSPFQSATGITSPLSAEPKEYLEKTIGFTINYTRDDPHDPRELSEFPDIRLWFVRLDAVYPWLPVLLDWRAGELARYAAMLVPHQMSMRMGVVFNPEALELFIMKKVFVVYSWLKQQGIPKPRLKTSDMARMLGFGIGDELFDLIDQQPLD
- the LOC105769513 gene encoding uncharacterized methyltransferase At2g41040, chloroplastic, producing the protein MAIAPPYLRPLHKSLFPKYPSLSHDSPFRPSLYFSSRPFRLTVRASSAVALEQDLRTQATQQNQTVETELFSCPVCYEPLIRKGPPGLNLDAIYRSGFKCKKCNKSYSSKDVFLDLTVTTGLRNYTEVKPVRTELFRSPLVSFLYERGWRQNFNLSGFPGADEEFRMAQEYFKPAEGGTLVDVSCGSGLFSRKFAKSGTYSGVIALDFSENMLRQCNDFIKQDASLLASNIALVRADVSRLPFSSGSIDAVHAGAALHCWPSPSNAIAEISRILRSGGVFVGSTFLRYTSSTPWIIRPFRERVMQSYNYLTEEEIEEVCTNSGLTNFSKKVQRSFIMFSAQKP